The following are from one region of the Roseofilum reptotaenium CS-1145 genome:
- a CDS encoding glutaredoxin family protein, translated as MRLILYSKPGCHLCEGLQEKLEQIQSIAFELEVRDITTNDTWWQAYEYEIPVLVLEGNPPERLPRLSPRGTVAQLEKMLQRFAL; from the coding sequence ATGCGACTAATCTTATACAGTAAGCCTGGATGTCATCTCTGTGAGGGATTACAAGAAAAGCTTGAACAAATACAGAGCATTGCCTTCGAGTTAGAAGTTAGGGACATTACCACTAATGACACTTGGTGGCAAGCCTATGAATATGAAATACCCGTTTTAGTGCTTGAGGGCAATCCTCCTGAGCGCTTACCTCGTCTCTCTCCAAGGGGAACGGTTGCCCAACTCGAGAAGATGTTGCAGCGCTTTGCGCTGTAG
- a CDS encoding phosphoribosyltransferase — protein sequence MSDLFVSWSEYHQKIEQLAAQIYQSGWEFNQIVCIAKGGLRVGDILCRLYRKPLAILSASSYTGPDYQTRGQIQFSRHLSMTTEGLSFPILLVDDLVDSGISLQESITWLKHYQKQEPEGDRPNQIRTAVLWYKSCSVFAPDYYVDYLTDNPWIHQPFEVYEQTPLEELVAKHQ from the coding sequence ATGTCTGATTTATTTGTTTCTTGGTCAGAATACCACCAAAAGATTGAACAATTGGCAGCCCAAATTTATCAATCGGGTTGGGAATTTAATCAAATTGTCTGTATTGCTAAGGGCGGTTTGCGCGTGGGAGATATTCTCTGTCGATTATATCGGAAACCCTTAGCGATTCTTTCTGCTTCATCCTACACGGGCCCGGATTATCAGACACGGGGTCAAATTCAGTTTTCTCGGCATCTAAGCATGACTACTGAGGGTTTAAGTTTTCCAATTTTGTTGGTGGATGATTTGGTGGACTCCGGGATTTCCCTACAAGAAAGTATCACTTGGTTGAAACATTACCAAAAACAAGAACCGGAGGGCGATCGCCCCAATCAGATCCGCACGGCCGTATTATGGTATAAATCTTGCTCCGTCTTTGCGCCAGATTATTATGTGGATTATTTGACAGATAATCCCTGGATTCATCAACCTTTTGAAGTGTATGAGCAAACCCCCCTTGAGGAACTGGTGGCAAAACATCAGTAA
- a CDS encoding phosphoadenylyl-sulfate reductase — translation MTNLTATLGQVHTNLDLQELNRRFSHTHPLHIIGWCLQNFPTGLVQASIFNVDDMVITDMLYRYLCPEQKIPVLFVDTLYHFPETLAFISEVEACYDLELKVYTMAKMATRKAFEKSYGKALWQSDLERFVTLTRREPLEQGLKDLGAIAYLTGRRRDQMTSHHQINVLELDPMGRLKINPLAYWRGRETWAYVYEHEVRYNPLHDQGYPYISDRPTTSLIPKPVEDETLKRWRGSHKTECGIRF, via the coding sequence ATGACCAATCTGACTGCAACTTTAGGCCAAGTTCACACTAACCTCGACTTACAGGAACTTAATCGCCGATTCAGCCATACCCATCCTTTACATATCATTGGTTGGTGCTTGCAGAACTTTCCTACGGGTCTAGTACAAGCAAGTATTTTTAACGTAGATGATATGGTGATTACAGATATGCTGTATCGCTATCTGTGTCCAGAGCAGAAAATTCCGGTACTGTTTGTCGATACGTTGTATCATTTTCCCGAAACTCTAGCGTTTATTTCAGAAGTAGAAGCCTGCTATGACCTAGAGCTGAAAGTCTATACCATGGCGAAGATGGCGACACGCAAAGCGTTTGAAAAGTCCTATGGTAAAGCCCTGTGGCAAAGTGACTTAGAACGATTTGTAACTCTAACCCGTCGCGAACCCCTAGAACAGGGACTCAAAGATTTAGGAGCGATCGCCTATTTGACAGGAAGACGACGCGATCAAATGACGAGCCATCATCAGATCAATGTCCTAGAACTCGATCCCATGGGACGCTTGAAAATCAATCCTCTCGCCTACTGGCGCGGACGGGAAACTTGGGCTTATGTCTACGAACATGAAGTGAGGTACAACCCCCTCCATGACCAAGGCTATCCCTACATTAGCGATCGCCCAACCACCTCCTTAATTCCCAAACCAGTGGAAGATGAAACGCTCAAGCGGTGGAGAGGTAGTCATAAAACCGAATGTGGGATTCGGTTTTAA
- a CDS encoding peptidoglycan-binding protein, giving the protein MASDKPILQKGDGINYPDLKEPVKYLQNLLKEAGIFQSTDPIDGLFGSGTEQAVKAFQAKKGLRADGFVGPNTWAALESATPKKLRYPVLRKGDGITFTDLKDEVKVLQELLKKAQMLPADSPLDGLFGNDTESALKQFQRANNLVDDGVAGQKTWSALSDEEVETYLPYGNLLLSIDLDKVIYSIPYPDVRSYAWDSIPLIIREAEAANVTDKGQIAYILATAEHESRLGKWMEEFASGWAYEYRSDLGNTQYGDGPRYKGRGFVQITGRRNYTDWSNRLGIDLVGNPSLAKDWEIAARILVIGMRDGTFTGYRLGHFIAGSTREFRGARRIINGLDRAGLIGAIAEEYDRVL; this is encoded by the coding sequence ATGGCCAGCGACAAGCCCATTTTACAAAAAGGTGACGGCATCAATTACCCCGACCTCAAAGAACCGGTCAAATACCTGCAAAACTTGCTCAAGGAAGCAGGGATATTCCAATCGACCGATCCGATTGATGGTCTCTTTGGTTCAGGCACAGAACAGGCGGTCAAAGCATTTCAGGCGAAGAAAGGCTTAAGAGCCGATGGCTTTGTTGGGCCAAATACCTGGGCAGCTTTAGAGTCCGCTACCCCGAAAAAACTGCGCTATCCCGTATTACGGAAGGGCGATGGGATTACGTTCACGGACTTAAAGGATGAGGTAAAAGTCCTGCAAGAATTGCTGAAAAAGGCCCAGATGTTACCGGCTGATTCTCCCCTAGATGGTCTATTTGGCAATGATACTGAATCGGCGCTCAAACAATTCCAGAGAGCCAATAATCTCGTCGATGATGGAGTAGCGGGGCAAAAAACCTGGTCAGCCTTATCGGATGAAGAGGTAGAAACCTATTTACCCTATGGCAATTTACTGTTGTCCATCGATCTCGATAAGGTAATTTACTCTATTCCTTATCCCGATGTGCGATCGTATGCTTGGGATTCCATTCCCTTGATTATTCGGGAAGCTGAGGCGGCTAATGTGACCGATAAGGGACAGATTGCTTATATTTTGGCCACTGCCGAGCATGAATCTCGGTTAGGTAAATGGATGGAAGAGTTTGCCAGTGGTTGGGCTTATGAATATCGCTCAGATTTGGGCAATACTCAGTATGGAGATGGGCCTCGTTATAAGGGACGAGGGTTTGTGCAAATTACGGGACGGCGCAATTATACGGATTGGTCAAATCGGTTAGGAATTGATTTGGTGGGCAATCCGAGTTTGGCCAAAGATTGGGAGATTGCCGCGAGAATTCTGGTGATTGGAATGCGCGATGGAACGTTTACAGGATATCGGTTGGGCCATTTTATTGCTGGGTCAACTCGAGAGTTTCGTGGCGCTCGGCGGATTATTAATGGTTTAGATCGTGCCGGACTGATAGGGGCGATCGCAGAAGAGTATGACAGAGTTCTGTAG
- a CDS encoding phospholipase D-like domain-containing protein, translated as MSKPPLRNWWQNISKLLLLLSLLFAGCKPKIPEITPLEPLPQDPFIQVYFNASEASSYTEPYRQITRLGDNLEAVIIEEINQAQTSIDIAVQEFRLPQLAQALATQAKAGVKIRIILENTYSRPWIDFTPREIAQFDPDNQNRYREFVKLADINQDGQLSEEEINQRDALVILRNAQIPVIDDTADGSKGSGLMHHKFVVIDNSRLIVGSANFTTSGIHGDFYNPDSRGNANHLLTIQSRELSEQFTQEFNILWGEGNSGILDPEFGLQKPLRSAESLVVGNTPVSVQFSPTSGSELWTNSANGLIGKTLKTAQNTVDMALYVFSEQPLANILHIQHQNGVQLRALIDRTFAYRYYSEGLDMLGLAIARQCKTEPDNRPWRAKITTVGTPNLPIGDKLHHKFAIIDQKTVITGSQNWSKAANHKNDETVLILTNPTVAAHFDREFQRLYRSANLTLPERISEQIARQQKECPQIEAQTDNPIRGKLVNLNTATQAELEALPGIGETLAQRIIAFRQQQPFTSLEDLDRVSGIGPSLLRKLDGRVTW; from the coding sequence ATGAGCAAACCCCCCTTGAGGAACTGGTGGCAAAACATCAGTAAATTACTCTTACTCTTGAGTCTTCTGTTCGCTGGATGTAAACCCAAAATTCCAGAGATTACTCCCCTTGAACCTCTCCCTCAAGATCCGTTTATTCAAGTTTATTTTAACGCTTCTGAAGCCTCCAGTTATACGGAACCCTATCGCCAGATTACGCGATTAGGCGATAACTTAGAAGCGGTGATTATTGAAGAAATTAATCAAGCTCAAACCAGCATAGATATCGCAGTTCAAGAGTTTCGTCTCCCTCAACTTGCCCAAGCTCTTGCTACTCAAGCCAAAGCTGGGGTCAAAATTAGGATTATCTTAGAAAATACTTACTCGCGTCCTTGGATCGATTTTACACCTCGCGAAATTGCCCAATTCGATCCTGACAATCAAAACCGATATCGGGAATTTGTGAAACTTGCTGATATCAATCAAGATGGTCAACTTTCTGAGGAGGAAATCAACCAAAGAGATGCCCTTGTTATCCTGCGTAATGCCCAAATTCCAGTCATTGATGATACGGCAGATGGATCGAAAGGCAGTGGGTTAATGCATCATAAATTTGTGGTGATTGATAACTCTCGGCTGATTGTTGGTTCAGCTAATTTTACCACCAGTGGTATTCATGGAGACTTCTACAATCCAGACAGTCGCGGCAATGCCAATCATTTGCTAACGATACAAAGTCGCGAACTTTCAGAGCAATTTACCCAAGAATTTAATATTCTCTGGGGAGAGGGAAATTCAGGCATTTTAGACCCTGAGTTTGGACTGCAAAAACCCTTGCGTTCTGCGGAAAGTCTTGTTGTAGGAAATACTCCAGTCTCCGTTCAATTTTCACCCACTTCCGGCTCCGAGTTATGGACAAACAGCGCCAATGGTTTAATCGGTAAAACTCTGAAAACGGCTCAAAATACAGTTGATATGGCACTCTACGTTTTCTCAGAGCAACCCTTAGCCAATATTTTGCACATCCAACATCAAAATGGCGTTCAACTTCGGGCGTTGATCGATCGCACCTTTGCCTATCGATACTATAGCGAAGGTTTAGATATGTTGGGGCTGGCGATCGCCCGTCAATGCAAAACTGAACCCGACAACCGCCCCTGGAGAGCCAAGATTACTACCGTCGGCACACCCAATTTACCCATTGGAGACAAACTACACCACAAATTCGCCATCATTGACCAAAAAACAGTCATTACCGGCTCGCAAAATTGGTCAAAAGCCGCCAATCATAAAAATGATGAAACCGTCCTTATCCTCACCAATCCTACCGTTGCCGCCCATTTTGACCGCGAATTTCAGCGCCTTTACCGCAGCGCTAATCTTACCCTTCCAGAGCGCATTTCCGAGCAAATTGCCCGTCAACAGAAAGAATGTCCGCAAATCGAAGCCCAAACTGACAACCCTATTCGTGGAAAACTTGTTAATCTGAATACTGCTACCCAAGCAGAATTAGAAGCCCTACCTGGAATTGGAGAAACCCTAGCGCAACGCATTATCGCTTTCCGTCAACAGCAACCCTTTACCTCCCTCGAAGATTTAGATCGAGTGTCAGGAATTGGGCCGAGTTTACTCAGAAAATTAGACGGCCGAGTGACCTGGTAA
- a CDS encoding FAD-dependent hydroxylase — protein MTIAAPLTAQPTIHPHPTYKTDIAIVGAGIVGATLACALKDSGLNITLIEAQPQEKATSKRQAYALTLMSGKIFDRLGVWQEILPQIVTFNQIQISDANQWVVNLTPDDLGMDHLGYVGEHRVILTALQQQINQSNQIQWVCPGQVQEIKYFEDFAQVWVNSAEHSEPVVIESRLVVATDGAKSPIRQAAEISTQGWRYWQSCVATTIKTEKPHNNVAFERFWYTGPMGVLPLPGNRVQVVWTAPHEQAEALQQLNEAEFLRLLEYRTDGILGRLELDSPRLVFPVQLMQCDRYVGHRLALAGDAAHCCHPVGGQGLNLGIRDAAALAEIIKNSHTQNKDIGHLKNLKPYQQWRKPQNWMILGFTDFLDRTFSTDWFPVVWTRRLGLLFLQKFRIGRTLSLRLMTGLMGRAPETD, from the coding sequence ATGACCATTGCTGCACCCCTGACAGCTCAACCCACTATTCACCCTCACCCAACCTACAAAACGGATATCGCTATTGTGGGTGCAGGAATTGTGGGAGCCACGTTAGCTTGTGCCTTAAAAGACTCTGGCTTAAACATTACCCTGATTGAGGCTCAACCCCAAGAGAAAGCCACATCTAAGCGCCAAGCCTATGCCCTTACATTGATGTCTGGGAAGATTTTTGATCGATTAGGGGTTTGGCAAGAAATTTTGCCTCAAATCGTTACGTTTAACCAGATTCAGATATCTGATGCCAATCAGTGGGTAGTGAACTTAACGCCAGATGATTTAGGTATGGATCATCTGGGTTATGTGGGAGAACATCGGGTGATTTTAACCGCGCTGCAACAGCAGATTAATCAATCCAATCAGATTCAATGGGTATGCCCAGGACAGGTGCAAGAAATCAAATATTTTGAAGATTTTGCTCAGGTTTGGGTCAACTCAGCCGAACATTCGGAACCGGTAGTGATTGAGAGTCGGTTAGTTGTGGCTACTGATGGCGCAAAATCGCCCATTCGCCAAGCAGCGGAAATTTCGACCCAAGGATGGCGCTATTGGCAATCTTGCGTTGCGACAACCATTAAAACAGAAAAACCCCACAATAATGTGGCTTTTGAACGGTTTTGGTATACCGGCCCTATGGGGGTTTTACCTTTGCCAGGAAATCGGGTACAGGTGGTTTGGACGGCTCCCCACGAACAAGCAGAAGCGCTGCAACAATTAAATGAGGCTGAGTTTTTGCGTCTTTTGGAATATCGAACCGACGGTATTTTGGGACGGCTAGAACTTGATAGCCCCCGGTTGGTGTTTCCGGTACAATTAATGCAGTGCGATCGCTACGTCGGCCATCGTCTTGCCCTAGCTGGAGATGCAGCCCATTGTTGCCATCCCGTAGGAGGACAAGGGCTGAATTTAGGCATTCGTGATGCGGCTGCGTTAGCTGAAATTATTAAAAATTCCCATACTCAAAACAAAGATATCGGCCACTTAAAGAACCTCAAACCCTATCAACAGTGGCGTAAACCTCAGAATTGGATGATTCTCGGTTTTACCGATTTCTTAGACCGGACATTTTCCACCGACTGGTTCCCCGTAGTCTGGACGCGCCGTTTAGGATTACTCTTCTTGCAGAAGTTTCGTATCGGTCGTACTCTTTCCCTCAGATTAATGACCGGTTTAATGGGACGCGCTCCAGAAACCGATTAA
- a CDS encoding XisH family protein, with protein sequence MPAKDIFHNTVKIALEKDKWTITDENLFIQIEDIDFYIDLTAEKILAAEKTGKKIAVEIKSFLGPSDVTEFHLALGQCLNYRSALRLTEPDRILYLAIPVDVYHEFFSRQFIQRIISEYQLKLLIFNPDQEDVVLWKD encoded by the coding sequence ATGCCCGCTAAAGATATATTTCATAATACTGTTAAAATAGCCCTTGAAAAAGATAAATGGACAATTACTGATGAGAATCTATTTATTCAAATTGAGGATATTGATTTTTACATAGACCTAACAGCAGAGAAAATTTTAGCGGCTGAAAAAACAGGTAAAAAAATAGCCGTAGAGATCAAGTCTTTTTTAGGCCCCTCAGATGTAACTGAATTTCACCTAGCTCTGGGTCAATGTCTGAACTACCGTTCAGCCTTGAGATTAACCGAACCCGATCGGATTTTGTACTTAGCAATTCCAGTGGATGTTTATCATGAGTTTTTTAGTCGCCAGTTTATTCAAAGAATCATTAGCGAGTATCAGCTCAAATTACTGATTTTTAATCCAGATCAAGAGGATGTTGTTTTATGGAAAGACTAA
- a CDS encoding EndoU domain-containing protein, with protein sequence MKLIGLALVMAIGTVLFFSSAARSQVNCAQLSHWSATNPPVSQTHIFCGEWDSRRGRPKGFHSRPNGISPQTVTNFQITQRGNAQGIYGATWGYVGQAGRTKFSTMFPDRCTQQEVLNSILYSAAHRQSCPGSAPDWAWCGRSAPARAAQGYCNGDDNNVFTIAGASLRNGNINTAFPLR encoded by the coding sequence ATGAAACTTATTGGCTTGGCCTTGGTCATGGCGATCGGCACGGTTCTCTTCTTTTCCTCCGCTGCCCGATCTCAGGTCAACTGTGCCCAACTCTCCCATTGGTCGGCTACCAATCCACCCGTCAGTCAGACTCATATCTTTTGTGGCGAGTGGGATAGCCGACGTGGCAGACCGAAAGGGTTCCACTCACGACCCAATGGCATCAGTCCGCAAACCGTCACCAATTTTCAGATTACCCAGCGAGGCAATGCTCAGGGCATCTATGGTGCAACTTGGGGCTATGTGGGACAAGCGGGAAGAACGAAATTCTCCACCATGTTTCCAGATCGCTGCACCCAGCAGGAAGTACTAAATTCAATCTTGTATTCCGCTGCCCATCGGCAAAGTTGTCCGGGTAGCGCCCCGGATTGGGCATGGTGCGGGCGGAGTGCCCCCGCTCGAGCAGCCCAAGGCTATTGCAACGGCGATGACAATAACGTTTTTACTATTGCTGGGGCTTCCTTGAGAAACGGCAACATTAATACAGCATTCCCCTTGCGCTAA
- a CDS encoding XisI protein: protein MERLNYQEIVQNILESHAKNCSNRQTEVKLLFDTERDRYQIMNMGWQELRRVFGCLVYVEIKEGTIWIERDGTEIGIANELVEAGIPKQDIVLAFKAPYKRKFTDFAAS, encoded by the coding sequence ATGGAAAGACTAAATTATCAAGAAATTGTCCAAAACATTCTAGAAAGTCATGCCAAAAATTGCTCAAATCGCCAGACCGAAGTTAAATTGTTATTTGACACAGAGCGCGATCGCTATCAAATTATGAATATGGGTTGGCAAGAGCTAAGGAGAGTATTTGGTTGCCTTGTTTATGTGGAAATTAAAGAGGGTACAATTTGGATTGAACGGGATGGGACGGAAATCGGAATAGCCAATGAATTAGTAGAAGCTGGCATTCCTAAACAGGATATCGTTTTGGCTTTTAAGGCTCCATACAAGCGAAAATTTACTGACTTTGCTGCGAGTTGA
- a CDS encoding Gfo/Idh/MocA family protein has product MNQSPVGIGIVGTGFGQKVHIPAFEHHHRTQVVAVYHHDLATAQKIATQHQIPHAVDTVEAIANLPDVEAVSISTPPFLHYEMAKTVLKAKKHLLLEKPTTLSVESAQDLHKLAQSQGVVAAMDFEFRFVPAWQRFQELLADNYVGEKRFIKIDWLVPSRSDPNRAWNWYSQKEKGGGVLGAIGSHAFDYIAWLFGDIKRLSARLSTAISERRDPTTGELKPVDADDTCLLMLELADGTPCQVSLSSVAYQGRGHWVEVYGDRATLILGSSNQKDYIYGFTLQGAKFGEPLSQLEIPQRLEFPQTYPDGRIAAFMRVVDAWVDSIENHPEQPTVPTLREGVYSQLLMDLTHQSHTTNNWVEVISELQPEK; this is encoded by the coding sequence ATGAATCAGTCTCCTGTTGGTATCGGCATTGTGGGTACAGGATTTGGTCAAAAAGTCCATATTCCTGCTTTTGAGCATCACCATCGGACTCAAGTGGTGGCAGTGTATCATCACGATCTAGCAACGGCTCAGAAAATTGCCACTCAACATCAGATTCCCCATGCTGTCGATACTGTGGAGGCGATCGCCAATTTACCAGACGTAGAGGCGGTTAGTATTTCTACCCCGCCTTTCCTGCACTACGAGATGGCGAAAACGGTTCTGAAGGCCAAAAAACATTTATTACTGGAAAAACCGACGACGCTTTCCGTTGAGTCTGCCCAAGATCTTCACAAATTGGCCCAATCACAAGGAGTCGTGGCAGCGATGGATTTTGAATTTCGCTTTGTCCCTGCCTGGCAAAGGTTTCAAGAACTCCTTGCCGATAATTATGTGGGTGAAAAACGGTTTATTAAAATTGATTGGTTGGTTCCTTCTCGCTCCGATCCCAACCGTGCTTGGAATTGGTATTCCCAAAAAGAGAAAGGGGGTGGCGTATTAGGGGCGATTGGTTCTCATGCTTTTGACTATATTGCCTGGCTATTTGGAGACATCAAGCGCCTATCGGCTCGTTTGAGTACCGCTATTTCCGAACGCCGAGATCCGACGACAGGGGAACTCAAACCGGTTGACGCGGATGATACCTGTTTATTGATGCTGGAATTGGCTGATGGTACGCCGTGTCAAGTGTCACTCAGTTCGGTTGCATATCAAGGACGGGGGCATTGGGTGGAAGTTTATGGCGATCGCGCTACCTTAATTCTGGGTAGTTCCAATCAAAAGGACTATATCTATGGGTTTACCCTACAAGGAGCCAAATTTGGCGAACCCTTAAGCCAACTGGAGATTCCCCAACGCCTAGAATTTCCCCAAACCTATCCCGATGGACGGATTGCCGCTTTTATGCGCGTCGTTGATGCTTGGGTAGACAGCATCGAAAACCATCCGGAGCAACCCACCGTTCCCACCCTACGAGAAGGAGTATATTCCCAACTGTTGATGGATTTAACCCATCAATCCCATACCACAAATAACTGGGTCGAGGTTATATCCGAACTTCAACCCGAAAAATAG
- a CDS encoding MFS transporter, whose product MTSEAERSPSPLTGLHKLSYGIGDLGPAITANLLVFIFLPFLTDVAGLSPALAGQVLMIGKIWDAINDPIIGFLSDRTQSRWGRRHSWMIWGAIPFGLFFFLCWVVPPFGEWGTFWYYVVVSILFNLGYTMVNLPYVALTAELTPDYNERTTLNGFRFTFSIGGSIFSLILGLVLSLLIKDPQLQHLVLAALATVLSVIPIYLSIWGTRQPVKRVEQQRQATHTEVSIPLVDQIKIAFSNTPFLFVMGIYLSSWLAIQVTATVLKYYVVSWMGLPDSLFFLAALGVQGTALVMLSLWSQVSYRLGKKAVYYLGGGFWLITELGLFLLQPGQVGLMFLLSIIAGFGVSVGYLIPWSMLPDVIDLDELKTGQRREGIFYSFMLVLQKMGLALGLALVGQILEWSGYQSAIAGSTPPIQPDSALLAIRLCITLLPLACVVLGAILAYFYPITRTVHQEIVLKLEQNRK is encoded by the coding sequence ATGACCTCTGAAGCCGAGCGATCGCCATCACCCTTGACCGGGTTACACAAACTATCCTATGGCATAGGAGATTTAGGCCCAGCTATTACTGCTAATCTCCTAGTTTTTATCTTTTTACCCTTCTTAACGGATGTAGCTGGTCTCAGTCCAGCCTTAGCCGGTCAGGTCTTAATGATTGGTAAAATCTGGGATGCTATTAACGATCCTATCATTGGCTTTTTAAGCGATCGCACCCAATCTCGATGGGGAAGACGACATTCTTGGATGATTTGGGGTGCGATTCCCTTTGGCCTCTTTTTCTTCCTCTGTTGGGTTGTCCCTCCCTTCGGAGAATGGGGCACTTTTTGGTACTACGTGGTCGTAAGCATCTTGTTCAATCTGGGCTACACCATGGTGAACTTGCCCTATGTCGCGCTCACGGCTGAACTCACCCCAGATTACAATGAACGCACAACCCTGAATGGATTTCGCTTCACCTTCTCCATTGGTGGTAGTATCTTTTCCTTAATTTTAGGATTAGTCCTCTCCTTACTCATCAAAGATCCGCAACTCCAACATTTGGTACTTGCTGCTCTAGCAACCGTATTATCGGTCATTCCCATCTATTTATCGATTTGGGGCACGCGGCAACCCGTAAAACGCGTAGAACAACAAAGACAAGCCACCCATACTGAAGTCTCTATTCCCCTAGTCGATCAAATCAAGATTGCTTTTAGCAATACGCCCTTTTTATTCGTCATGGGGATTTATTTATCCTCCTGGTTAGCCATTCAAGTGACAGCCACTGTCCTTAAATATTATGTGGTGAGTTGGATGGGATTACCTGATTCTCTCTTTTTTCTGGCGGCTTTAGGAGTACAAGGAACAGCTCTAGTGATGCTCTCTCTGTGGAGTCAAGTCAGTTACCGTTTAGGTAAAAAAGCCGTTTATTATCTTGGTGGTGGGTTTTGGCTGATCACTGAATTGGGGCTATTCTTGCTCCAACCCGGTCAAGTCGGCTTAATGTTCTTGTTATCGATTATTGCCGGATTTGGAGTTTCTGTGGGCTATTTAATTCCGTGGTCAATGCTTCCTGATGTAATCGATCTCGATGAATTGAAAACCGGTCAACGTCGGGAGGGAATTTTCTATTCCTTCATGCTGGTTTTACAAAAAATGGGACTTGCCCTGGGTTTAGCATTAGTGGGACAGATTTTGGAGTGGTCGGGGTATCAATCGGCGATCGCCGGATCGACCCCTCCTATCCAACCGGATTCTGCCCTATTAGCCATTCGTTTGTGTATTACCCTGCTTCCCCTTGCCTGTGTGGTACTCGGTGCGATCTTAGCTTACTTCTATCCCATTACTCGCACGGTTCATCAAGAGATTGTACTCAAGTTGGAACAGAATCGAAAATAA
- a CDS encoding DUF2656 family protein produces the protein MDLDRRQGRMLLAHNFALTDKIVPEISRDAFAAIFLEGLGDRTDIKGRALTHAHWMVEILFDLEHLEPQQVGEICAAILAETRKEQKVSTKSSYDLLVLAGQKQTPATRSDPETLKTGEWGVDVVETESIPDFLTSIGWQEENDRKPTIFRVEVRI, from the coding sequence ATGGATCTCGATCGCCGGCAAGGCCGAATGCTCCTCGCTCATAATTTTGCTTTAACTGACAAGATCGTCCCCGAAATCTCCCGGGACGCATTTGCCGCTATTTTTCTAGAAGGATTGGGCGATCGCACCGATATCAAGGGTCGTGCTTTAACTCACGCTCATTGGATGGTTGAAATTCTCTTTGACTTAGAACACTTAGAACCCCAACAAGTGGGCGAAATCTGCGCTGCAATTCTTGCAGAAACTCGCAAAGAACAGAAAGTATCCACCAAGAGTTCTTATGATCTTCTGGTTCTAGCCGGACAGAAACAAACGCCTGCTACCCGTTCCGATCCCGAGACGTTGAAAACCGGTGAATGGGGGGTTGATGTCGTTGAAACCGAATCAATTCCGGATTTTCTCACCTCAATCGGTTGGCAGGAAGAAAACGATCGCAAACCCACTATTTTTCGGGTTGAAGTTCGGATATAA